The sequence below is a genomic window from Chondrinema litorale.
TATTGTGGATTAGACTGCAGTTTTAGTGGAGACTATGAACATGGAGTTCAGATAGTAATGCATAAAACCAACATTTTAGGCTGGCAAGAGAACCTAGGAAAGGAATTAGTTTTTGCCGACCTCAATATTTAAATCCTCTCATTTTCAGTGAATTATCTCTTTCGGTAAATTTTGTTTACCATAAAATTATTAAAAACTATTGCGTAGTCAAGTGGCTACATGTATATTTGTAGTCAAATAGCTACATATTAAAATGAATTTAAGAAGAGATGTATTTCAAGCCATAGCAGACCCGACTAGAAGAGCCATTCTAGTATTGGTTGCTTCTCAATCGATGACCGCCGGTGCCATTGCCTCCAACTTTGACACAGCCAGACCCACTGTTTCTAAACATGTACAGATACTTACCGCATGCGAATTGCTCAAGCAAGAGCAAAATGGGAGAGAGATTTACTATCATCTCAATCCACAAAAACTAAAAGAAATAGCCGATTTTATTGAGCCTTTCCGCAAAATGTGGGACGACAGGTTTAATAAACTAGAGTCTATAATGAAAAACTATAAACCAGATAAAGAATAAATATGGAACTGAAAACGAAAATTCATGCTGAAGATGCTAAGCAAGAGCTGGTAATTACCAGAGAGTTTGACTTGCCGTTGGAGTTGCTCTTTAAAGCTTATGAAGAACCAGAAATTGTAGAGCAATGGATGGGCACAAAAGTGATTAAGCTCGAAAATAAAAAGCATGGGAGCTGGCAGTTTATTACTACCGACCCCAAAGGAAACGAACATGGTTTTAATGGTACCATTCACGAGTTTGTTCCTAACCAGAAAATTACCCGCACATTCGAAATGGAAAATACGCCATTTCCTGTTCAGTTGGAGTTTTTAACCTTCGAAAAGATTACAGCAAATACCAGTAAGCTCACCATGCATATTGTATATAAATCTGTGGCAGACAGAAACCAGATGTTGCAGATGCCTTTTGCGCAAGGTCTCAACATGGCACACAATAGATTAGAAAGCATTGTAAGTAAATTAAAATAATAGATCAATGGCAAAGCGAAATAAAATTATCTATTGGGTAGCTACCGCATGGCTGGCGTTGGGCATGGTTTCTACTGGAATTGTACAATTGATTAAGATGGACGAAGAAGTGAATAACTTTACACAACTCGGTTATCCGCTTTACTTGCTCACTATATTGGGTGTTTGGAAACTATTGGGAGTAATAGCTGTATTGCTACCTAAATTTACTTTGCTAAAAGAGTGGGCTTATGCAGGTTTTTTCTTTGCTATGTCTGGTGCTGTAATTTCTCATGTAGCCAGTGGAGATGCCCTCAGTACTTTATTCGGTCCATTGCTTTTATTAATTCTTACAATATTGTCTTGGTACTTTAGACCGGTAGAAAGAAAAATTATTCCACTTAATCAATAAATTTAGCTATGAACCCAAAAGTAGATTTCTTTTTCGAAAAAGCTTCTAAATGGCAAGAGGCATATGAAAAGTTGCGAACAATTGTATTAGGCTGCGGCTTGGTTGAAGAATTAAAATGGGGAGTTCCGTGCTATACAGTTCAAGATAATAATGTAGTACTTATTCATGGTTTTAAAGAGTATTGTGCATTGCTGTTTCATAAAGGTGTATTGCTCAAAGATGCGGATGGTATTTTAATACAACAAACCGAAAATGTACAAGCTGCTCGACAAATACGCTTTAGCAATGTGTTAGAAATAATTGATCTGGAAGAAACGATAAAAGCTTATATTAAAGAAGCGGTACAAGTAGAGAAAGCAGGTTTTAAAGTGGAGTTGAAAAAGACTGCTGAGTATACAGTTCCAGAAGAATTTCAAAGTGTGTTAGATGATAACCAGAATATAAAATCTGCCTTTGAAGCATTAACTCCGGGTCGCCAAAGAGGCTATTTACTTCATTTTTCTCAACCAAAGCAAGCTAAAACCAGAGAGTCTAGAATTGAAAAGTGCATCTCACAAATTCTCGATGGCAAAGGTTTAAATGATAAATAAATCAACTCACAAATAACTAAGGTAAAAACATGAGCCCTAAAGTCGATTCTTATTTTGCGGTAGGTTGTGGTCGTTGCTTACTTGGTGGCACTCCCGATTGTAAAGTGCATAATTGGCAAGAAGAGATGGAGCATTTAAGAACTATTATTCTTAGTTGTGCCCTTACCGAAGAAGTGAAATGGGGAGTGCCTTGCTATACCTTTCAAAGTAAAAATGTATTGATTTTAAGTGCATTTAAAGAATACTGCTCCATCAATTTTTTTAAAGGAGCTTTGCTAAAAGACCCTAAAAGCATTCTACAAAAACCCGGTGAAAATACACAAGCAGCTAGGCTAATAAAATTTACCAAAGTTCAGCAAGTAATTGATTTAGAGGAAACCATAAAAACTTATATTCTCGAAGCTATTGAAATAGAAAAAGCAGGTTTAACAGTAGACTTTAAAAAGAAAAATGAAATCGAATATCCAGAAGAGTTGCAAGACAAATTAAATGAAGACACTGAGCTAAAAAAAGCATTTGAAGCACTTACACCAGGTCGCCAAAGAGGCTATATTATTTATTTTTCCCAACCCACACAAGCTAAAACCAGAGT
It includes:
- a CDS encoding YdeI/OmpD-associated family protein; the encoded protein is MSPKVDSYFAVGCGRCLLGGTPDCKVHNWQEEMEHLRTIILSCALTEEVKWGVPCYTFQSKNVLILSAFKEYCSINFFKGALLKDPKSILQKPGENTQAARLIKFTKVQQVIDLEETIKTYILEAIEIEKAGLTVDFKKKNEIEYPEELQDKLNEDTELKKAFEALTPGRQRGYIIYFSQPTQAKTRVSRIEKCAVKIFEGKGLQDR
- a CDS encoding YdeI/OmpD-associated family protein is translated as MNPKVDFFFEKASKWQEAYEKLRTIVLGCGLVEELKWGVPCYTVQDNNVVLIHGFKEYCALLFHKGVLLKDADGILIQQTENVQAARQIRFSNVLEIIDLEETIKAYIKEAVQVEKAGFKVELKKTAEYTVPEEFQSVLDDNQNIKSAFEALTPGRQRGYLLHFSQPKQAKTRESRIEKCISQILDGKGLNDK
- a CDS encoding DoxX family protein; amino-acid sequence: MAKRNKIIYWVATAWLALGMVSTGIVQLIKMDEEVNNFTQLGYPLYLLTILGVWKLLGVIAVLLPKFTLLKEWAYAGFFFAMSGAVISHVASGDALSTLFGPLLLLILTILSWYFRPVERKIIPLNQ
- a CDS encoding SRPBCC domain-containing protein; this encodes MELKTKIHAEDAKQELVITREFDLPLELLFKAYEEPEIVEQWMGTKVIKLENKKHGSWQFITTDPKGNEHGFNGTIHEFVPNQKITRTFEMENTPFPVQLEFLTFEKITANTSKLTMHIVYKSVADRNQMLQMPFAQGLNMAHNRLESIVSKLK
- a CDS encoding ArsR/SmtB family transcription factor, which translates into the protein MNLRRDVFQAIADPTRRAILVLVASQSMTAGAIASNFDTARPTVSKHVQILTACELLKQEQNGREIYYHLNPQKLKEIADFIEPFRKMWDDRFNKLESIMKNYKPDKE